A single genomic interval of Labilibaculum sp. DW002 harbors:
- a CDS encoding DUF1015 domain-containing protein: MAIVKPFRGLRPTKDIAKDLACLPYDVMNSEEAAQMAEGKDCSLLHITRAEIDCPAGTDVHSNEVYEKSVSNLKLWQEKGWLKQDSEAKFYIYAQTMDGRTQYGIVANAACEDYRTGVIKKHELTRPDKEEDRMILTRYTEANLEPVFFSYKAVPEIDAIVANIVKNEEAEYDFVAEDGFGHHFWPVNDAATNKELEELFATKVPSTYVADGHHRTAAAARIGDEFAAKNPNHTGDEEYNYFMAVHFPDDQLAIIDYNRVAKDLNGMTEVEFLAKLEETFTVECMGEETYKPAQLHEFSMYLDNKWYKLNAKEGTYDDKDPIGVLDVTILSNHVLDNLLDVKDLRTTTRVEFVGGIRGLGELKRRVDSGDMKVAFALYAVSMQQLIDIADTGNIMPPKTTWFEPKLRSGLLIHKLD; this comes from the coding sequence ATGGCAATTGTAAAACCATTTAGAGGCTTACGCCCAACTAAAGATATCGCTAAAGATTTAGCATGTTTACCATATGACGTAATGAATTCAGAAGAGGCTGCACAGATGGCTGAAGGTAAAGATTGTTCTTTGCTTCACATCACTCGTGCAGAGATCGACTGTCCTGCTGGAACAGACGTTCACTCTAACGAAGTTTACGAAAAATCAGTATCTAACCTTAAGCTATGGCAAGAAAAAGGTTGGTTGAAGCAAGATTCAGAAGCTAAATTCTATATCTACGCTCAAACAATGGACGGACGTACTCAGTACGGTATCGTTGCTAATGCTGCTTGTGAAGATTACCGTACAGGTGTTATCAAGAAGCACGAGCTTACTCGTCCAGACAAAGAGGAAGATCGTATGATCTTAACTCGTTACACTGAGGCTAACCTTGAGCCAGTATTCTTTTCTTACAAAGCTGTTCCAGAGATTGACGCTATCGTAGCAAACATTGTAAAGAACGAAGAAGCTGAGTACGATTTTGTTGCTGAAGACGGATTCGGTCACCATTTCTGGCCTGTAAACGATGCAGCTACTAACAAAGAGTTGGAAGAGTTGTTCGCAACTAAAGTTCCTTCTACTTACGTAGCTGATGGTCACCATAGAACAGCTGCTGCTGCTCGTATTGGAGATGAGTTTGCTGCTAAGAACCCTAATCACACTGGTGATGAAGAGTACAACTACTTCATGGCTGTTCACTTCCCAGATGATCAATTGGCAATTATCGATTACAATCGTGTAGCTAAGGATCTTAACGGAATGACTGAAGTTGAATTCCTTGCTAAATTGGAAGAGACTTTCACTGTTGAGTGTATGGGTGAGGAAACTTACAAGCCAGCTCAATTACATGAGTTCTCTATGTATTTAGATAACAAGTGGTACAAGCTAAACGCTAAAGAAGGAACTTACGATGATAAGGATCCTATTGGTGTATTGGACGTAACAATCCTTTCAAACCACGTATTGGATAACCTATTGGATGTTAAAGATCTTCGTACGACTACTCGTGTTGAGTTCGTAGGTGGTATTCGTGGATTAGGTGAATTGAAGAGACGTGTTGATAGCGGTGATATGAAAGTAGCTTTCGCTTTATACGCAGTATCTATGCAACAGTTGATCGATATTGCTGACACAGGTAACATCATGCCTCCTAAAACGACTTGGTTTGAGCCTAAACTACGTTCAGGATTATTGATTCACAAATTGGACTAG
- the serC gene encoding 3-phosphoserine/phosphohydroxythreonine transaminase: MKVHNFSAGPSILPDSTVENTAAAIKNFAGTSLSLMEVSHRSKEFVAVMDEAIALFKELLNIPAGYSVMFVGGGASTQFCMIPYNLMAKKSAYLNTGAWANKAQKEAKLFGEVVEVASSKETVYNYIPKGYEIPADADYFHITTNNTIYGTEIKHDMDVNVPLVADMSSDIFSRPVDVSKYALIYGGAQKNLAPAGVTFVIVKDELLGKMDRQIPTMLDYRTHIKGESMFNTPPVVPVFAALQTLRWIKEMGGVSAMQKMNEDKAAVLYNEIDRNPMFKGTVINEEDRSLMNICFVMTDEYKELEKDFFEFATSKGMSGIKGHRSVGGFRASTYNALPKASVQALADCMKEFETMHVK; this comes from the coding sequence ATGAAAGTACATAATTTTTCTGCAGGACCCTCAATCCTTCCTGACTCAACAGTAGAAAATACTGCTGCAGCTATTAAGAATTTTGCCGGAACATCTCTTTCTTTAATGGAAGTATCTCACCGTAGCAAAGAATTTGTTGCCGTAATGGATGAAGCTATCGCTTTATTCAAAGAATTATTGAATATTCCAGCAGGATACTCAGTAATGTTTGTAGGTGGTGGAGCTTCAACTCAGTTCTGCATGATTCCTTACAATTTAATGGCTAAGAAATCTGCTTACTTAAACACAGGTGCTTGGGCAAACAAAGCTCAAAAAGAAGCTAAGTTGTTTGGTGAAGTTGTTGAAGTTGCTTCTTCTAAAGAAACAGTTTACAACTACATTCCAAAAGGATACGAAATTCCTGCTGATGCAGATTATTTCCATATTACTACAAATAATACCATTTATGGTACTGAGATCAAGCACGACATGGACGTGAATGTACCTCTTGTTGCTGATATGTCATCTGATATTTTCTCTCGCCCTGTTGATGTATCTAAGTATGCATTAATTTATGGTGGAGCTCAAAAGAACCTGGCGCCAGCTGGTGTTACTTTTGTAATCGTTAAAGACGAGTTACTAGGTAAAATGGATCGTCAGATTCCTACTATGTTAGACTACAGAACTCATATCAAAGGTGAGTCAATGTTTAACACACCTCCGGTGGTTCCTGTATTTGCTGCTCTTCAAACTTTGAGATGGATCAAAGAAATGGGTGGTGTTTCTGCAATGCAGAAAATGAATGAAGATAAAGCTGCGGTTCTTTACAACGAGATTGACCGTAACCCAATGTTCAAAGGTACTGTTATCAACGAAGAAGATCGTTCATTAATGAACATCTGTTTCGTAATGACTGACGAGTACAAAGAACTAGAAAAAGATTTCTTCGAATTCGCTACTTCAAAAGGTATGTCTGGAATTAAAGGTCACCGTTCAGTTGGTGGTTTCCGTGCTTCTACTTACAATGCTTTACCAAAAGCATCTGTACAGGCATTAGCAGACTGCATGAAGGAATTCGAAACAATGCATGTAAAGTAA
- a CDS encoding TetR/AcrR family transcriptional regulator, whose translation MKENKKSEETQELILKTAKQIFAKKGYAGARMQEIADRAGINKALLHYYYKNKEKLFEQIFTEAFINLARPMASFLADESELFQKIRKICHLYQTVLSEYPFIPNFVLNEVNTDPSRIIRLINIEGVMDGMEKTLVQIKKASEDGVIREIDPRELILNIISLSIFPVVARPLAKELLFKEVNMDEMLKKRADQVANFVIQSIRI comes from the coding sequence ATGAAAGAGAATAAGAAATCAGAAGAAACACAGGAACTAATATTAAAAACAGCAAAGCAAATTTTTGCTAAAAAAGGATATGCTGGCGCCAGAATGCAAGAAATAGCCGATCGCGCAGGAATAAACAAGGCCTTATTACACTACTACTACAAAAACAAAGAAAAATTATTTGAACAAATTTTTACTGAGGCATTTATTAACCTAGCTAGACCAATGGCAAGTTTCTTAGCGGATGAATCTGAATTGTTCCAGAAAATAAGAAAAATATGTCATTTGTATCAGACGGTGTTAAGTGAATATCCATTTATACCAAATTTTGTTCTAAACGAGGTGAATACGGATCCTTCAAGAATTATTAGATTAATCAATATTGAAGGAGTTATGGATGGTATGGAGAAGACTTTAGTTCAAATTAAAAAAGCAAGTGAAGATGGAGTTATAAGAGAAATAGATCCACGGGAATTGATTCTAAATATTATAAGTCTATCAATCTTTCCCGTTGTTGCTCGTCCCTTAGCAAAGGAGCTGTTATTTAAAGAAGTTAATATGGATGAAATGCTTAAAAAAAGAGCGGATCAAGTTGCCAATTTTGTGATACAATCGATAAGAATATAA
- a CDS encoding ABC transporter permease gives MRKYKGYSFINIAGLAVGLACVFLIYLFVRDELSYDKFYPTSENVYRVATKIKMGERKMDGNTICAPFSPNAVNDFPEVKVATRINFWNNVLFTYGEKQFVEDKYLRTDSTFFEVFPRPFIFGDAKTAFAEKNNIVLTRTTSQRFFGNENPVGEILKMPKDKLFIVSGVVEDVPENSHFHYDLVGLLNLSAEEEDAWFSDYMQAYFLLEPGIDYKDLEAKFPDFVVKYMGPKLIEVLGIDIEAWEKDGNEFRYYLEPLESIYLETTTEKQIEPVSDIKYIYIFFAIAFFILLLACVNFLNLTTARSYTRAKEVGVRKVFGSGRNMLMIQFYAETFLMSLLAVVVSFFLVELILPYFNAIARKNLTSELLWQGEYFLFMAGVMIFVVLFAGSYTAISLSRFRVMSVLKGEVQKGKIGKQIRAILVVFQFTVAIGILISAFVIKEQVDFMQEKKLGFNKERVLVVDRAYALEDEQKQTIKEKLNQYSGIEDVSFSGMVPGRGTNGWSMYKEGASNEDLINFRLMHVDESFVDLLDLNILDGRKFDKNRLSDTTAFIANEAAIVALGYKDNPVGRYIYKPSFNQKDRVPQEIIGVVEDFHFESMRDKILPMLLTYNPKYFKRYMLVKLEPDNIMEGVKVVKKNWSKMTTGQPFEYFFLDSDFNNLFKGEERVANILSAFTILAFFIALLGLLGLVSFEMQQRVKEIGVRKVLGSSELSLMVILSKRLCLHVVIANIFAWPLTYFAMQSWLSNFIYRIDFPWFYLLLALLMSIVLAVLTVSGHSLKVARTNPIESLKYE, from the coding sequence ATGAGAAAGTACAAAGGCTATTCGTTCATTAATATTGCTGGCTTAGCTGTGGGCTTGGCATGTGTGTTTTTGATCTATCTATTTGTGCGAGATGAGTTGAGCTATGATAAATTTTATCCAACTTCTGAAAATGTTTATCGTGTAGCCACCAAAATAAAAATGGGTGAGCGAAAAATGGATGGCAATACAATTTGTGCTCCTTTTTCGCCTAATGCAGTAAATGATTTTCCAGAAGTAAAAGTAGCCACAAGAATAAATTTTTGGAACAATGTGCTATTTACTTATGGAGAAAAACAATTCGTAGAAGATAAATATTTGCGCACCGATTCTACATTTTTCGAGGTGTTTCCAAGGCCATTTATTTTTGGTGACGCAAAAACAGCATTCGCAGAGAAAAATAATATTGTCTTGACAAGAACAACTTCTCAGAGGTTCTTTGGTAATGAAAATCCCGTTGGTGAAATTTTAAAAATGCCTAAGGATAAGCTTTTTATTGTTAGTGGTGTGGTTGAAGATGTTCCGGAGAATTCTCATTTTCATTATGATTTAGTTGGTTTGCTAAATTTGAGTGCTGAAGAAGAAGATGCTTGGTTTAGTGATTACATGCAAGCTTATTTTTTGCTAGAACCTGGAATTGATTATAAGGATTTAGAGGCGAAATTTCCTGATTTTGTAGTGAAATATATGGGGCCAAAATTGATAGAGGTTTTAGGGATTGATATCGAAGCATGGGAAAAAGACGGAAATGAGTTTCGCTATTATTTGGAACCTCTTGAATCAATATATTTAGAAACTACAACAGAAAAACAGATTGAGCCTGTTAGCGATATAAAATACATTTATATATTTTTTGCGATCGCTTTTTTTATTCTATTATTAGCCTGTGTAAACTTCTTAAATCTTACAACAGCAAGATCATATACAAGAGCCAAAGAAGTTGGAGTACGTAAAGTGTTTGGCAGTGGTAGAAACATGTTAATGATTCAATTTTATGCTGAGACTTTTTTGATGTCTTTGCTGGCTGTAGTTGTTTCCTTCTTTTTGGTTGAATTGATTTTGCCATATTTTAATGCTATCGCCAGAAAAAATTTAACATCCGAACTATTGTGGCAAGGAGAGTATTTTCTATTTATGGCTGGTGTAATGATATTCGTAGTATTGTTTGCAGGTAGTTATACAGCTATTTCCTTGTCTCGATTTAGAGTAATGAGTGTATTGAAAGGCGAAGTTCAAAAGGGTAAAATTGGTAAACAAATACGAGCAATTTTGGTTGTATTTCAGTTTACGGTAGCTATTGGGATATTGATATCGGCATTTGTTATTAAAGAGCAGGTTGATTTTATGCAAGAAAAAAAGCTTGGTTTTAATAAGGAACGTGTTTTGGTTGTGGATAGAGCATATGCTTTGGAAGATGAGCAAAAGCAGACAATTAAGGAGAAATTAAATCAATATTCGGGCATTGAAGATGTCTCTTTTTCAGGAATGGTTCCAGGGAGAGGTACCAATGGTTGGTCGATGTATAAAGAGGGAGCAAGTAATGAAGATTTGATAAATTTTCGATTGATGCATGTCGATGAGAGTTTTGTTGATTTATTGGATTTAAATATACTTGATGGAAGAAAATTTGATAAGAATAGGTTGTCTGATACCACAGCTTTTATAGCCAACGAAGCGGCTATTGTAGCATTGGGATATAAAGACAACCCCGTAGGTAGGTATATCTATAAGCCAAGCTTTAATCAGAAAGATCGAGTTCCTCAGGAGATTATTGGGGTTGTAGAAGATTTTCACTTCGAATCGATGCGTGATAAAATATTGCCGATGTTATTGACGTATAACCCAAAGTATTTTAAGCGATACATGTTGGTGAAGTTAGAGCCAGACAATATTATGGAAGGTGTAAAAGTGGTAAAAAAGAACTGGTCGAAAATGACCACCGGTCAGCCATTTGAGTATTTCTTTTTAGATAGTGATTTTAATAATTTGTTTAAAGGTGAAGAAAGGGTTGCTAACATACTTAGTGCTTTTACCATTTTGGCTTTTTTCATTGCCTTACTAGGATTATTAGGTTTGGTATCATTCGAGATGCAGCAAAGAGTAAAAGAGATAGGTGTTCGCAAAGTATTAGGTAGTTCAGAGTTGAGCCTAATGGTTATTTTGAGTAAAAGGCTTTGTCTGCATGTTGTTATTGCAAATATATTTGCTTGGCCGCTTACCTATTTTGCAATGCAATCTTGGTTATCGAATTTTATTTATCGCATAGATTTCCCTTGGTTCTATTTGCTATTAGCCTTGCTGATGTCAATAGTGTTAGCAGTATTAACAGTTAGTGGTCATTCTTTAAAAGTAGCTAGAACAAACCCGATAGAATCTTTAAAGTATGAATAG
- a CDS encoding TolC family protein, with protein sequence MRVLKYSKYVFLLIIFFKIQIGWSQEEVLNLDQCQKEVQANFPLMKGKSLLNKSSELNIENLKVSYLPRLYANGQVSYQSDVTGINLPGVDAPEAPKDRYALNLDIEQLIYDGGKTKSRIEVEKKSSEVDINDLEIQMYQLRARVNAAFYGIQLVRKSKLVLADKQKTILNRLEQIKSAVENGVILPANLKVLQSEILVIDQQVLELKAMQESFFSTLSELMGRKIDTEVKLEETKFEEEVVNRASIDVKQRPEYLLYSSQKSLLEAQKKLLKKDRSPVITGFGQAGYGNPTYNQLKDEFDTYYMVGAKISWNIFDWKANRRKQKQIVFRKDLIETKELSFTQNQLIEMGNETSKIRKFTVLLEKDDAIIELQAAVSKSSASQLDNGVITSSDYLEDLNKEIQAKLNKEYHTIQLQQSIAEYNRIKGI encoded by the coding sequence ATGAGAGTTTTAAAATATAGTAAATACGTTTTTTTACTGATCATCTTTTTTAAGATTCAAATAGGCTGGAGCCAAGAGGAAGTTCTTAATTTGGATCAATGTCAGAAAGAAGTTCAGGCGAACTTTCCATTAATGAAAGGAAAGTCATTGTTGAATAAATCTTCTGAACTGAATATTGAAAATCTTAAGGTTTCTTACTTGCCAAGGCTTTATGCAAATGGACAAGTTAGTTACCAGTCCGATGTTACTGGGATAAATTTACCAGGAGTTGATGCGCCCGAGGCACCTAAAGATCGTTACGCTTTAAATCTTGATATTGAGCAGTTAATTTACGATGGAGGGAAGACCAAGAGTAGAATTGAAGTTGAAAAGAAAAGCTCTGAGGTTGATATTAATGATCTTGAAATTCAGATGTATCAATTGCGTGCAAGAGTGAATGCAGCATTTTATGGTATTCAATTGGTTCGAAAAAGCAAATTGGTACTTGCTGATAAGCAAAAAACTATTTTAAATCGTCTAGAACAGATTAAATCGGCAGTTGAAAATGGTGTTATTTTACCTGCGAATTTGAAAGTACTGCAATCGGAAATATTAGTAATAGATCAGCAAGTTCTAGAGCTTAAGGCAATGCAAGAATCGTTCTTTTCAACACTTTCTGAATTGATGGGACGGAAAATTGATACTGAAGTGAAACTTGAAGAAACCAAGTTTGAAGAGGAAGTTGTTAATCGTGCAAGTATAGATGTAAAGCAAAGACCAGAATATCTTCTTTATTCAAGTCAGAAATCTTTACTCGAAGCACAAAAAAAGCTTTTGAAAAAGGATAGATCTCCTGTTATAACTGGATTTGGACAAGCAGGTTATGGAAATCCGACTTACAATCAATTAAAAGATGAATTTGACACTTATTATATGGTAGGAGCAAAGATATCATGGAATATTTTCGATTGGAAGGCAAATCGCCGAAAGCAAAAGCAGATTGTGTTTAGAAAAGATTTAATAGAAACGAAAGAACTCAGCTTTACCCAGAATCAGTTAATTGAAATGGGAAATGAAACGAGTAAAATTAGAAAGTTTACTGTTTTGCTTGAAAAGGATGATGCGATAATTGAATTGCAGGCAGCTGTTAGCAAAAGTTCCGCTTCTCAATTAGATAATGGCGTGATTACCTCTAGTGATTATCTAGAAGATTTAAATAAAGAAATTCAAGCAAAATTGAATAAGGAATATCATACCATTCAATTACAGCAATCTATAGCGGAATACAACAGAATTAAAGGAATTTAA
- a CDS encoding HlyD family secretion protein: MKFTTIIAIALVFLTSACMQNENESDAYGNFEANDYMISAENAGKILSLDIDEGDVFVKAEQVGLIDTTQLFLQKEQLKAEKRSIASGVQNILSRIAVYQEQLTILKKDKSRIDKMFTDGAATSKQVDDINGNILVVQKQIQAVKTENAKVLGSLENVTRKVDALNDLIEKSKIYVPEAATVLEKYREPYEMVNMGTPLFKLADLRTLDLRVYISGDQISSVKIGQTVNVLIDKNEDENFTLEGKISWISSQSEFTPKIIQTKKERVKLVYAVKIKVVNDGRLKIGMPGEIRF, encoded by the coding sequence ATGAAATTTACGACAATAATAGCAATCGCCCTTGTATTCTTGACTTCGGCATGTATGCAAAACGAAAACGAATCGGATGCTTATGGTAATTTTGAAGCAAATGATTATATGATATCAGCAGAAAATGCAGGAAAAATATTATCTCTTGATATTGATGAGGGAGATGTGTTTGTAAAGGCAGAACAGGTTGGATTGATTGATACAACTCAATTATTTCTTCAAAAAGAGCAATTAAAAGCTGAAAAAAGATCAATTGCCTCAGGAGTTCAAAATATTCTTTCGCGAATTGCTGTTTACCAAGAGCAACTTACAATTCTTAAAAAGGATAAATCACGCATTGATAAGATGTTTACAGATGGAGCCGCAACCAGCAAGCAAGTAGATGATATTAATGGAAATATATTGGTTGTTCAGAAACAAATTCAAGCCGTGAAAACAGAGAATGCAAAAGTGCTTGGTAGCTTGGAAAATGTGACTCGAAAAGTAGATGCATTAAATGATTTAATTGAGAAAAGTAAGATATACGTGCCCGAGGCTGCAACAGTTTTAGAGAAATATCGTGAACCCTACGAAATGGTAAACATGGGTACTCCCCTATTCAAATTAGCCGATTTAAGAACACTTGACTTAAGAGTTTACATCAGTGGTGATCAAATTTCATCTGTTAAAATTGGGCAAACCGTAAATGTTTTGATTGATAAAAATGAAGACGAGAATTTCACTCTTGAAGGCAAAATAAGCTGGATTTCGTCTCAATCGGAGTTTACGCCCAAAATTATTCAAACAAAAAAAGAGCGGGTAAAATTGGTATATGCCGTAAAAATAAAAGTTGTTAACGATGGGCGTCTGAAAATTGGTATGCCAGGCGAAATTAGATTCTAA
- a CDS encoding Hpt domain-containing protein, producing MTLGEKLTDLSYLKEMSGNDYSIIKEMIDIFIEQVPEFLDEVSNSFESQDWQALGAVAHKAKSSVRTMGMEKTGSYLEQLEHFSKGNLKFDLQIKKEKGIEFSPSDEKNWINVKYETKNDIELKHIPELVEGFLTQCPLAIRELKETLEQH from the coding sequence ATGACTCTAGGGGAAAAGCTTACTGACTTAAGCTATTTAAAGGAAATGTCTGGAAATGACTACAGTATCATCAAAGAAATGATTGATATTTTTATAGAACAAGTTCCCGAGTTCTTAGATGAGGTTTCGAATAGTTTCGAATCCCAAGATTGGCAAGCTTTAGGTGCTGTTGCTCACAAAGCAAAATCATCAGTAAGAACAATGGGAATGGAAAAGACCGGAAGCTACTTGGAACAGCTAGAACATTTTTCGAAAGGGAATCTTAAATTTGATTTACAGATAAAAAAAGAAAAAGGCATTGAATTTAGTCCTTCTGATGAAAAGAATTGGATTAATGTGAAGTATGAAACTAAAAATGACATTGAATTAAAGCACATTCCTGAATTAGTAGAAGGCTTTTTAACTCAATGTCCATTAGCTATTAGAGAACTAAAAGAAACGCTAGAACAACATTAA
- a CDS encoding 3-phosphoglycerate dehydrogenase — protein sequence MTKVLIATDKPFAPAAVNAIREVVEGAGYELALLESYTDKAELIAAVADVDGMIIRSDKATREVLEAAKNLKVIVRAGAGYDNIDLEACTEKGIVAMNTPGQNSNAVAELALGMMVFLARKGYNGKAGVELRGKNIGIHAYGNVGKHVANIAKGFGMTVYAFDPFVAKEAIEADGVKAVDTVEELYSTCHYVSLHIPANDKTKKSINYDLLNKMPEGGILVNTARKEVIDEEGMLKLMADRNDFAYISDIAPDCKDEFAAKYEGRFFFTPKKMGAQTAEANINAGIAGANQIVNLIEKGDETFRVNK from the coding sequence ATGACTAAAGTTTTAATTGCAACCGATAAACCTTTTGCTCCTGCTGCTGTAAACGCGATTCGCGAAGTAGTTGAAGGTGCAGGATATGAACTAGCTTTGCTAGAGTCATATACAGATAAGGCTGAGTTAATCGCAGCTGTTGCTGATGTTGATGGAATGATTATTCGTTCTGACAAAGCAACTCGCGAGGTGCTTGAAGCAGCTAAAAATCTAAAAGTAATTGTACGTGCAGGTGCTGGATACGATAATATCGATCTTGAAGCATGTACTGAAAAAGGTATTGTGGCCATGAATACGCCTGGTCAAAACTCGAACGCTGTAGCTGAGCTAGCATTAGGAATGATGGTTTTCCTTGCTCGTAAAGGTTATAACGGGAAAGCTGGTGTTGAGTTAAGAGGTAAGAATATCGGTATTCACGCTTATGGTAACGTTGGTAAACACGTTGCTAATATTGCTAAAGGTTTCGGAATGACAGTATATGCATTCGATCCTTTTGTTGCAAAAGAAGCTATTGAAGCTGATGGAGTTAAGGCAGTAGACACAGTAGAAGAGCTATATAGCACTTGTCACTATGTTTCCTTGCATATTCCTGCCAACGACAAGACTAAAAAATCAATTAATTACGATTTGTTGAACAAGATGCCTGAGGGTGGTATCCTTGTTAATACAGCTCGTAAAGAAGTAATTGACGAAGAAGGTATGTTGAAACTTATGGCAGATCGTAACGATTTTGCTTATATCTCTGATATCGCACCTGATTGCAAAGACGAATTTGCTGCTAAATATGAAGGTCGCTTTTTCTTTACACCTAAGAAAATGGGTGCTCAAACAGCTGAAGCTAATATCAATGCTGGTATCGCCGGAGCTAATCAGATTGTGAACCTGATTGAAAAAGGAGACGAAACATTTAGAGTAAACAAGTAA
- the gcvT gene encoding glycine cleavage system aminomethyltransferase GcvT — MKRTAFTSFHEELGAKMLEFAGYNMPIEYTGIKDEHMCVREKLGVFDVSHMGEFWVKGPKAFSFVQKLTTNDVAALTDGKIQYSCFPNGKGGIVDDLLVYCIDSETYLLVVNAANIEKDWAWCSKNAEEMGLEVGKELYNASDEICQLAVQGPLALKAMQKLVDVPVEDMEYYTFKKVNMAGIENVIFSTTGYTGSGGCEIYVANEDGEKLINAVMEAGKEFGIQPIGLAARDTLRLEVGFCLYGNDIDDTHTPIEAGLGWITKFVDGNDFIDREFFEKQKADKPKRRLKGFEMIDRGIPRQGYKIEDAEGNEIGEVTSGTSAPAVGKNIGMGYVKEGFYKADTEIFIRVRKKALKAKITKIPFYKA, encoded by the coding sequence ATGAAAAGAACTGCATTCACTAGTTTTCATGAAGAATTAGGCGCTAAGATGTTAGAATTTGCTGGGTATAACATGCCTATTGAATACACTGGTATTAAGGATGAGCACATGTGTGTTCGTGAGAAATTAGGAGTATTTGATGTTTCTCATATGGGTGAGTTTTGGGTAAAAGGCCCTAAGGCTTTTAGCTTTGTTCAGAAATTGACCACTAATGATGTGGCAGCTTTAACTGATGGAAAGATTCAGTACTCATGTTTTCCTAACGGAAAAGGTGGTATTGTTGATGATTTGTTGGTTTACTGTATCGATTCTGAAACTTATTTATTAGTTGTTAACGCGGCTAATATCGAAAAAGACTGGGCCTGGTGTTCTAAGAATGCCGAAGAAATGGGCTTAGAAGTAGGTAAAGAACTTTACAATGCGTCTGACGAAATTTGCCAGTTAGCTGTTCAAGGTCCTTTGGCTCTTAAAGCAATGCAGAAGCTTGTCGATGTTCCTGTTGAAGATATGGAATACTATACTTTCAAGAAAGTGAATATGGCTGGTATCGAGAATGTCATTTTCTCTACTACAGGTTATACAGGTTCAGGTGGATGTGAAATCTACGTTGCAAACGAAGATGGCGAGAAACTTATAAATGCTGTAATGGAAGCAGGTAAAGAGTTTGGTATTCAGCCAATTGGTTTAGCTGCTCGTGATACGCTTCGTCTTGAAGTTGGATTCTGCTTATACGGTAATGATATTGATGATACACATACTCCAATTGAAGCTGGTTTAGGATGGATTACTAAATTTGTTGATGGTAATGACTTTATCGATAGAGAATTTTTCGAGAAGCAGAAAGCTGATAAGCCTAAGCGTCGTTTGAAAGGTTTTGAAATGATCGACCGTGGTATCCCTCGTCAGGGTTATAAGATTGAGGATGCTGAAGGAAATGAAATTGGTGAAGTAACTTCTGGAACAAGTGCTCCTGCAGTTGGAAAAAATATAGGTATGGGTTACGTTAAAGAGGGTTTCTATAAAGCGGATACGGAGATTTTTATTCGTGTGAGAAAGAAGGCTCTTAAAGCAAAAATTACAAAAATACCTTTTTACAAAGCGTAA
- a CDS encoding STAS domain-containing protein yields MNIETKQVNSVTIMKLGATNRLYALNANLAKEKMNEFLTQPKSQLVIDFEGISFIDSSGFGALLSALKTSKEHKSFIKLCNINNDVMELIELMQLDSIFDILQDTTACVNSFSSAE; encoded by the coding sequence ATGAATATTGAAACCAAACAAGTTAACTCTGTAACCATAATGAAATTGGGTGCTACCAATAGGTTATACGCATTAAATGCGAATCTTGCGAAGGAAAAAATGAATGAATTCTTAACTCAACCAAAATCACAATTGGTTATTGATTTTGAAGGCATAAGTTTTATTGATAGCTCAGGATTTGGAGCTTTGTTATCTGCACTTAAAACGTCAAAAGAGCACAAGAGTTTTATTAAGCTTTGTAATATCAACAACGATGTTATGGAATTGATTGAACTAATGCAGCTTGATTCTATTTTTGACATTTTGCAGGATACAACCGCTTGTGTTAACAGTTTTTCATCGGCAGAATAA